Proteins encoded together in one Triticum dicoccoides isolate Atlit2015 ecotype Zavitan chromosome 7B, WEW_v2.0, whole genome shotgun sequence window:
- the LOC119341615 gene encoding protein DETOXIFICATION 16-like: MEKTSLEEALLPRSPVCKELGEDESLAVGDEVKRQLWLAGPLIAGCLMQNLIQMISVMFVGHLGELPLAGASMASSFAAVTGFSLLLGMATALDTLCGQAFGARQYHLLGIYKQRAMVVLTAASVPLAVVWFYTGEILLLFGQDPDIAAEAGTYARWMIPALFAFGLLQCHVRFLQTQNIVLPVMLSAAATALCHLVVCWLLVYVLGLGSKGAAIGNAVSYWINVVILAVYVRVSSSCKKTWTGFSMEAFHDPLSFFRLAVPSALMVCLEWWSFETLVLLSGLLPNPKLETSVLSITLNTANCLFMIPYGLGATISTRVSNELGAGRPRAACLAVCVVMFFAILEGLVMGVVLVSVHHVWGHAYSDEEEVVTYVAKMVLVIAVSNFLDGIQSVLSGVARGCGWQKICACINLGAFYAVGIPAAYLLAFVLHVGGMGLWMGIIFGILVQVLLFVAITLCTDWQKEATKAKNRVFSSSLPTDLLEK; the protein is encoded by the exons ATGGAGAAGACAAGCCTCGAGGAAGCGCTCCTCCCGAGGAGCCCGGTGTGCAAGGAGCTCGGAGAAGATGAGAGCCTGGCGGTGGGCGACGAGGTGAAGCGGCAGCTGTGGCTGGCCGGGCCGCTCATCGCCGGCTGCCTGATGCAGAACTTGATCCAGATGATCTCCGTCATGTTCGTCGGCCACCTCGGCGAGCTGCCCCTCGCCGGCGCCTCCATGGCCAGCTCCTTCGCCGCCGTCACCGGATTCAGCCTGCTG cttggcatGGCAACTGCTTTGGACACTCTATGCGGACAAGCATTTGGCGCCAGGCAATACCACCTCCTTGGCATCTACAAGCAGCGCGCGATGGTGGTGCTCACCGCCGCAAGCGTCCCGCTCGCCGTCGTGTGGTTCTACACCGGCGAGATCCTGCTCCTGTTCGGCCAGGACCCCGATATCGCCGCGGAGGCGGGCACGTACGCGCGGTGGATGAtcccggcgctcttcgccttcggccTGCTGCAgtgccacgtccggttcctgcagacGCAGAACATCGTGCTCCCGGTGATGCTGAGCGCCGCCGCGACGGCGCTGTGCCACCTCGTCGTCTGCTGGCTGCTGGTGTACGTCCTCGGGCTGGGCAGCAAGGGCGCCGCGATCGGCAACGCCGTCTCCTACTGGATCAACGTGGTCATACTAGCCGTGTACGTGAGGGTGTCGAGCTCTTGCAAGAAGACATGGACGGGGTTCTCCATGGAAGCCTTCCATGACCCGCTCAGCTTCTTCAGGCTCGCCGTGCCGTCTGCTCTCATGGTGTG CTTGGAATGGTGGTCGTTCGAGACCCTGGTGCTGCTTTCGGGGCTTCTTCCGAACCCCAAGCTGGAGACGTCCGTCCTGTCCATCAC CCTCAACACCGCCAACTGCTTGTTCATGATCCCCTACGGCCTCGGCGCCACCATAAG CACCCGGGTTTCGAACGAGCTGGGCGCCGGCCGACCACGGGCTGCCTGCCTCGCCGTGTGCGTCGTCATGTTCTTCGCCATTTTGGAAGGATTGGTCATGGGCGTCGTCCTGGTCTCTGTGCACCACGTCTGGGGCCATGCTTACAGCGACGAGGAGGAGGTCGTCACGTACGTCGCCAAAATGGTGCTGGTCATTGCAGTCTCCAACTTCCTCGACGGTATTCAGAGTGTTCTCTCAG GTGTGGCTAGAGGCTGTGGGTGGCAGAAGATCTGTGCCTGCATCAACCTCGGCGCGTTCTACGCCGTGGGCATACCGGCTGCCTACCTGCTCGCCTTCGTGCTGCACGTCGGCGGGATG GGCCTTTGGATGGGAATCATCTTCGGTATTCTGGTGCAGGTCTTGCTGTTCGTGGCCATCACACTCTGCACCGACTGGCAGAAGGAG GCAACGAAGGCAAAGAACAGAGTTTTCAGTTCTTCTCTTCCGACGGATCTACTAGAGAAATGA